A genomic stretch from Oleomonas cavernae includes:
- a CDS encoding sulfotransferase domain-containing protein: MGALIWLASYPKSGNTWLRSFLHHLLANPPAPLPPDELRKFCFADDARIFFDRAAGRATQGMPTAQIAALRPKAQALMAATAKQSVFVKTHSLLGEHHGKPLINEAVTAGALYVLRDPRDVAISGAHHYGLTLDGMIERLANKAAATGNTPQAAYTLQSSWSDHVTSWTRHRHPQLLVLRYEDMEQQPTATFATVARFLGLSPPAERLQRAIDFSSFKVARDLEQKHGFNERSQHADSFFRAGRSGQWREALTPAQVARIEADHGEVMKRFGYL; the protein is encoded by the coding sequence TTGGGCGCACTGATCTGGCTGGCCTCCTACCCCAAGTCGGGCAACACCTGGCTGCGCAGTTTCCTTCACCACCTGCTGGCCAATCCGCCGGCGCCGTTGCCGCCCGACGAATTGCGCAAATTCTGTTTCGCCGACGATGCCCGCATCTTCTTCGATCGCGCGGCCGGGCGCGCCACCCAGGGCATGCCGACAGCGCAGATCGCGGCCCTGCGGCCCAAGGCCCAGGCCCTGATGGCCGCCACGGCCAAGCAGTCGGTCTTCGTGAAGACCCATTCGCTGCTGGGCGAGCATCACGGCAAGCCGCTGATCAACGAGGCTGTAACCGCCGGCGCCCTCTACGTCCTGCGCGACCCGCGCGACGTCGCCATCTCGGGCGCGCATCACTATGGCCTCACCCTCGACGGCATGATCGAACGCCTGGCCAACAAGGCCGCGGCGACGGGCAATACGCCCCAGGCCGCCTATACCCTGCAATCGTCCTGGTCCGACCATGTGACGAGCTGGACCCGCCATCGCCATCCGCAGCTTCTCGTCCTGCGCTACGAGGACATGGAACAGCAGCCGACCGCCACCTTCGCGACCGTCGCGCGGTTTCTGGGCCTGTCGCCGCCGGCCGAGCGCCTGCAGCGGGCGATCGACTTCTCTTCCTTCAAGGTCGCGCGCGACCTCGAGCAAAAGCACGGCTTCAACGAGCGCAGCCAGCATGCCGACAGCTTCTTCCGCGCCGGCCGCTCGGGCCAGTGGCGTGAGGCGCTGACCCCCGCCCAGGTCGCGCGCATCGAAGCCGACCACGGCGAGGTGATGAAACGCTTCGGCTATCTGTGA
- a CDS encoding MmgE/PrpD family protein, with amino-acid sequence MSNRPPSLTQGLDALIRAKPIAASDRRAAALFVLDALANALAGRNSPPGRILLDWAGAEARDAAGRAFLVGALTHILEVDDLHRASVVHPGCVVVPAAHAVAARAGLSGHDFLDAVLWGFEACCRVGSAVGTAHYRIWHNTATCGPYGSAMAAARLNALGPAATVDALGNAGSQSSGLWQFMETGAMTKHLHAGHAASAGVLAADLAARGFSGPPQILEGDKGFFRAACPDARPDEVLAQPDAPWALTLTSIKPWPSCRHTHPAIDAALELSPRLDGTVIERVEVATYGAAIDVCDRPVPTSPYEAKFSLQHCVAAALGDGRVDFASFEAPARARHGALRARVAIAAADPYASAYPQAWGSAVKVRLGDGTIIEADRRDAYGDPEAPLDEAAMVAKARMLLAHGAVADADRFIEQVMTLADDGPLPDLPLRQR; translated from the coding sequence ATGAGCAACCGACCCCCTTCCCTGACCCAGGGGCTTGACGCCCTGATCCGCGCCAAGCCGATCGCCGCGAGCGACCGCCGTGCCGCCGCCCTGTTCGTGCTCGATGCCCTGGCCAATGCCCTGGCCGGCCGCAACAGCCCGCCCGGCCGGATCCTGCTGGACTGGGCGGGCGCGGAGGCGCGCGATGCCGCCGGCCGGGCCTTTCTGGTGGGCGCGCTGACCCATATCCTGGAAGTCGACGATCTGCACCGCGCCTCGGTCGTGCATCCCGGCTGCGTGGTGGTGCCGGCGGCCCATGCCGTGGCGGCGCGGGCGGGCCTTAGCGGGCACGATTTCCTCGATGCCGTGCTGTGGGGTTTCGAGGCGTGTTGCCGGGTGGGCAGCGCCGTGGGCACGGCCCATTACCGGATCTGGCACAACACCGCGACCTGCGGGCCCTATGGCTCGGCCATGGCGGCGGCCCGGCTCAACGCGCTGGGCCCTGCCGCCACGGTGGATGCCCTGGGCAATGCCGGCAGCCAGTCCAGCGGCCTGTGGCAATTCATGGAAACCGGCGCCATGACCAAGCACCTGCACGCGGGCCACGCCGCCAGCGCCGGGGTTCTGGCCGCCGATCTCGCGGCCCGCGGCTTCTCGGGCCCGCCGCAGATCCTGGAAGGCGACAAGGGCTTCTTCCGTGCCGCCTGCCCCGATGCCCGGCCCGACGAGGTCCTGGCACAGCCGGATGCGCCCTGGGCCCTGACCTTGACCTCGATCAAGCCCTGGCCCAGTTGCCGGCACACCCATCCGGCGATCGACGCCGCCCTCGAACTCAGCCCACGCCTCGACGGCACTGTGATCGAGCGGGTGGAGGTCGCGACCTATGGCGCCGCCATCGATGTCTGCGACCGGCCGGTGCCGACCTCGCCCTACGAGGCCAAGTTCTCGCTGCAGCACTGCGTGGCGGCGGCGCTGGGCGACGGCCGGGTCGATTTCGCCAGTTTCGAGGCCCCGGCGCGGGCGCGCCACGGCGCCCTGCGCGCGCGGGTGGCGATCGCTGCCGCCGACCCTTATGCCAGCGCCTATCCGCAAGCCTGGGGCAGCGCGGTCAAGGTGCGGCTGGGCGACGGCACGATCATCGAGGCCGACCGGCGCGACGCCTATGGCGATCCGGAAGCGCCGCTGGACGAGGCGGCCATGGTCGCCAAGGCGCGCATGCTGCTGGCCCACGGCGCCGTCGCCGACGCCGACCGGTTCATCGAGCAGGTCATGACCCTGGCCGACGATGGGCCGCTCCCGGACCTGCCGTTGCGGCAGCGTTGA
- a CDS encoding lytic murein transglycosylase: MRYEATPRRRLRRPFLFLLLAGLAACAAQPVRPGGATGTGDVRGVMVVPPAPSADAEFDTWLETFKTEAVAEGISRRTVDRAFAGVTPNDRVVELDRKQPEGRITFARYFENTVSDVRIRKGRALLAEHRAILDRVAVAYGVPAKVVVALWGVETSFGANTGGFSVVRSLATLAYEGRRATFFRGELKDALRIMEAEGFGPEKMIGSWAGAMGQCQFMPSSYLKWAVDFDRDGHRDIWATKADVFGSAANYLKQNGWIAGDGWGRPVRPPRLAKELIGLEVKKTLAEWQALGVRQPDGSDLPVAEMTASLINPGEEGRYWLVYNNFRTIMHWNRSTYFALSVLQLADAIGQ, encoded by the coding sequence ATGCGATACGAGGCTACGCCCCGGCGGCGGTTGCGCCGCCCCTTCCTGTTCCTGCTTCTGGCTGGCCTAGCGGCCTGCGCGGCGCAACCGGTGCGCCCGGGCGGCGCCACCGGCACCGGCGACGTTCGTGGCGTGATGGTGGTGCCGCCGGCACCCTCGGCCGATGCCGAATTCGACACCTGGCTGGAGACCTTCAAGACCGAGGCGGTGGCGGAGGGGATCTCCCGGCGCACCGTCGACCGCGCCTTTGCGGGCGTCACCCCCAACGACCGGGTGGTCGAACTCGATCGCAAGCAGCCCGAAGGCCGCATCACCTTTGCCCGCTATTTCGAAAACACGGTCTCGGACGTCCGGATCAGGAAGGGCCGGGCCCTGCTGGCCGAACATCGGGCCATCCTGGACCGGGTCGCGGTCGCCTACGGGGTGCCGGCCAAGGTCGTGGTCGCCCTGTGGGGCGTCGAGACCAGTTTCGGCGCCAATACCGGCGGGTTCTCGGTCGTCCGCTCGCTCGCGACCCTGGCTTACGAAGGGCGCCGGGCCACGTTCTTCCGCGGCGAATTGAAGGATGCCCTGCGCATCATGGAGGCCGAGGGCTTCGGTCCTGAGAAGATGATCGGCTCGTGGGCCGGCGCCATGGGCCAGTGCCAGTTCATGCCGTCCAGCTATCTGAAATGGGCAGTGGATTTCGATCGCGACGGCCACCGCGACATCTGGGCGACCAAGGCCGATGTCTTCGGCTCGGCCGCCAACTACCTGAAGCAGAACGGCTGGATCGCCGGCGACGGCTGGGGCCGCCCAGTGCGGCCGCCGCGCCTGGCCAAGGAACTGATCGGGCTGGAGGTCAAGAAGACCCTGGCCGAATGGCAGGCCCTGGGCGTGCGCCAGCCCGACGGCAGCGACCTGCCGGTCGCCGAGATGACCGCCTCGCTGATCAATCCCGGCGAGGAGGGGCGCTACTGGCTGGTCTACAACAATTTCCGCACCATCATGCACTGGAACCGCTCGACCTATTTCGCCTTGTCGGTGCTGCAGCTCGCCGATGCAATCGGCCAGTGA
- a CDS encoding septal ring lytic transglycosylase RlpA family protein, which yields MTSRSPMLPFRSTGVVLALAAALLGACTSGSPESSQTTRPGVVQATLRPYQINGVWYYPKIDNAYDETGIASWYGEPFHGRKTAIGEIYDMNEMTAAHKTLHLPANVRVTNLENGRSVVLRVNDRGPFVNERIIDVSRRGAQLLGFQNQGTARVRVQVVGDGGEPAGTTVPRPTTTPEERTAGAAAPVGTVTAAPLPPPGRPAAPAPAPAAPRPAPAPTLVPSTAPAAPPPAVVTQVPVRATNIYVQAGAFLQLNNAQMLRDKLARYGRSFVATAKIDNQTFYRVRVGPLKDVNEADIVLDQIIASGQTGARIIVD from the coding sequence GTGACCTCCCGATCCCCGATGCTGCCCTTTCGTTCCACCGGCGTGGTCCTGGCCCTGGCGGCGGCCCTGCTGGGCGCCTGCACCAGCGGCAGCCCCGAGTCCAGCCAGACTACGCGCCCCGGCGTGGTCCAGGCGACCTTGCGGCCCTATCAGATCAACGGCGTCTGGTACTATCCCAAGATCGACAACGCCTATGACGAGACGGGCATCGCCTCCTGGTACGGCGAGCCGTTCCATGGCCGCAAGACCGCGATCGGCGAAATCTACGACATGAACGAGATGACGGCGGCGCACAAAACCCTGCATCTGCCGGCCAATGTCCGCGTCACCAACCTCGAAAACGGCCGTTCGGTCGTCCTGCGCGTCAACGATCGCGGCCCCTTCGTGAACGAGCGCATCATCGACGTCTCGCGCCGCGGGGCCCAGTTGCTGGGCTTCCAGAATCAGGGCACGGCGCGGGTGCGGGTCCAGGTGGTGGGCGACGGCGGCGAACCCGCCGGCACCACCGTGCCGCGTCCCACGACGACCCCGGAAGAACGGACCGCCGGTGCCGCCGCGCCGGTCGGCACGGTGACCGCCGCCCCGCTGCCGCCACCCGGGCGTCCGGCCGCACCGGCGCCGGCCCCCGCGGCCCCGCGGCCGGCCCCGGCGCCGACGCTGGTGCCCAGCACCGCCCCGGCGGCCCCGCCGCCGGCCGTCGTCACCCAGGTGCCGGTGCGGGCGACCAACATCTACGTCCAGGCCGGCGCCTTCCTGCAATTGAACAATGCCCAGATGCTGCGGGACAAGCTGGCGCGCTATGGCCGCTCGTTCGTGGCCACGGCCAAGATCGACAACCAGACTTTCTATCGGGTTCGGGTCGGCCCGCTCAAGGACGTGAACGAGGCCGACATCGTGCTCGATCAAATCATCGCGTCCGGCCAGACCGGCGCCAGGATCATCGTCGACTGA
- a CDS encoding D-alanyl-D-alanine carboxypeptidase family protein has protein sequence MPRNFTGLLAALGTVFGLCLTPLGLARAEALETPARQAVLIDLSTHTVLFEKAADERMTPSSMSKLMTVYLLFDKLAKGGVKMTDTFTVSEKAWRMTGSKMFVHVGDKVSVEDLLRGIIIQSGNDACVVVAEGMASTEDAFAAQMTARAKELGLKGSNFKDASGWPNPDHYMTARDLSVLAQRLIEDFPQYYPMFAELKFKYGNIEQGNRNPLLGAVPGADGLKTGHTEDGGYGLVGSAVRDGRRLILVVNGLTSMKERSQESSRIMEWGFREFQTYTMAKKGDTLAEAKVWQGDEEAVPLTVAEDARVTLRRVARAEMKVKVVYDGPVPAPIKAGDVIASLEITAPDMVTINLPLVAARDVERQGVVGRIFSSLRYLVSGDAS, from the coding sequence ATGCCGCGTAATTTCACCGGCCTGCTGGCTGCCTTGGGCACGGTCTTCGGCCTGTGCCTCACCCCCCTGGGGCTTGCCCGGGCCGAGGCGCTCGAGACGCCTGCCCGCCAGGCGGTCCTGATCGACCTGTCGACCCATACGGTCTTGTTCGAGAAGGCGGCGGACGAGCGCATGACGCCGTCGTCCATGAGCAAGCTGATGACCGTCTACCTGCTGTTCGACAAGCTCGCCAAGGGCGGCGTCAAGATGACCGACACCTTCACGGTCAGCGAGAAAGCCTGGCGCATGACAGGCTCGAAGATGTTCGTCCACGTCGGCGACAAGGTCAGCGTCGAGGATCTGCTGCGCGGCATCATCATCCAGTCGGGCAACGATGCCTGCGTCGTCGTCGCCGAGGGCATGGCCTCGACCGAGGACGCCTTCGCCGCCCAGATGACGGCCAGGGCCAAGGAACTGGGCCTCAAGGGCAGCAACTTCAAGGATGCCAGCGGCTGGCCCAATCCCGATCACTACATGACGGCGCGCGATCTCTCGGTCCTGGCGCAGCGCCTGATCGAGGATTTCCCGCAGTACTACCCGATGTTCGCCGAGTTGAAGTTCAAGTACGGCAATATCGAGCAGGGCAACCGCAACCCGTTGCTGGGCGCCGTGCCGGGCGCCGACGGCCTGAAGACCGGCCACACGGAAGACGGCGGCTATGGCCTGGTCGGTTCGGCCGTGCGCGACGGGCGCCGGCTGATCCTGGTGGTCAACGGCCTGACCAGCATGAAGGAGCGGTCGCAGGAATCGTCGCGGATCATGGAATGGGGCTTCCGCGAGTTCCAGACCTACACCATGGCCAAGAAGGGCGACACCCTGGCCGAGGCCAAGGTCTGGCAGGGCGACGAGGAGGCGGTGCCGCTGACCGTGGCCGAAGATGCCCGCGTCACCCTGCGCCGGGTCGCCCGCGCCGAGATGAAGGTGAAGGTGGTCTATGACGGGCCGGTGCCGGCGCCGATCAAGGCGGGCGATGTCATTGCCAGCCTGGAGATCACGGCCCCCGACATGGTGACGATCAACCTGCCGCTGGTCGCAGCCCGCGATGTCGAGCGCCAGGGTGTCGTCGGCCGCATCTTCTCCTCGCTGCGCTACCTCGTCTCGGGCGACGCGAGCTGA
- the tmk gene encoding dTMP kinase, which produces MAEPGAVARGRFITLEGGEGAGKSTQAARLAAALDARGIEVLLTREPGGTPGAEAVRGLLVEGAADRWVPLAETLLHMAARAEHVTRRVLPALAAGSWVICDRFVDSTIAYQGVVQGLGVAAVRSLHRAAFGSLMPDLTLVIDVDPAVGLGRAQARSGDAGARYERMGQAFHTRLRAAFLDLARAEPARMVVIDGGQAPDAVAADLLAAIDGRGHGQG; this is translated from the coding sequence GTGGCCGAGCCGGGCGCTGTGGCCAGGGGCCGCTTCATCACGCTGGAAGGCGGCGAGGGGGCCGGCAAGTCGACCCAGGCCGCACGCCTCGCGGCCGCGCTCGATGCCCGCGGCATCGAGGTGCTGCTGACGAGGGAGCCGGGCGGCACGCCGGGGGCCGAGGCGGTGCGCGGCCTGCTGGTCGAGGGGGCAGCCGATCGCTGGGTACCGCTGGCGGAAACCCTGCTGCACATGGCCGCCCGGGCCGAGCATGTAACCAGGCGCGTGTTGCCGGCGCTAGCGGCCGGCTCGTGGGTGATCTGCGACCGGTTCGTCGATTCGACGATCGCCTACCAGGGCGTCGTCCAGGGCCTGGGCGTCGCCGCGGTGCGCAGCCTGCACCGGGCCGCCTTCGGCAGCCTGATGCCCGACCTGACCCTGGTGATCGATGTCGATCCCGCCGTGGGCCTGGGCCGGGCCCAGGCCCGCAGCGGCGATGCCGGCGCCCGCTACGAGCGGATGGGGCAGGCCTTCCACACCCGCCTGCGGGCCGCCTTCCTCGACCTGGCGCGGGCCGAGCCGGCGCGCATGGTGGTGATCGACGGCGGCCAGGCGCCGGACGCGGTCGCCGCCGATCTGCTGGCGGCGATCGACGGGCGCGGCCATGGCCAAGGCTGA
- a CDS encoding DNA polymerase III subunit delta': MAKADSAETATVPHPRAASVLIGHEDAERTLLDAVAGGKLHHAWLITGPRGIGKATLAYRFARFLFAHGMADGGADMFGNRPTSLAVDPGDPLFRRIAAGSHPDLVTLEREENPRTKVLRDEIVIDQVRELAGFFAMTPAEGGYRVAVIDAMDELNRNAANALLKLLEEPPARSVLILVAHAPGRLLPTIRSRCRRLSLRPLPPPAVETILNRLWDGISPEDSAGLTRLADGSPGRALALAAAGGLGHYRAVADLIAPLGQRKAIDIKAVHAMADKFAGREGGDLFRLTFELIGLWLTRMVRLAATGEIDEAMRGEGGTMQAVAGQRGLNAGARYGRRSTPWPDGPRRSISTARKSSSPPWASSSGRRGRVPPDGVALGVLNVGRAEVLYHDRDFLPQWRAAHRPRL; encoded by the coding sequence ATGGCCAAGGCTGACAGCGCCGAGACCGCAACCGTCCCGCATCCGCGCGCCGCCTCCGTCCTGATCGGTCACGAGGACGCGGAACGCACGCTGCTGGACGCCGTCGCCGGCGGCAAGTTGCATCATGCCTGGCTGATCACCGGGCCGCGCGGCATCGGCAAGGCGACGCTTGCCTATCGCTTCGCCCGGTTCCTGTTCGCCCACGGCATGGCAGACGGCGGCGCCGACATGTTCGGCAACAGGCCGACCAGCCTGGCCGTCGATCCGGGCGATCCCCTGTTTCGCCGCATCGCCGCCGGCAGCCACCCCGACCTGGTTACCCTGGAACGCGAGGAGAACCCGCGCACCAAGGTGCTGCGCGACGAGATCGTGATCGACCAGGTGCGTGAACTGGCCGGCTTCTTCGCCATGACCCCGGCCGAGGGCGGCTACCGCGTCGCGGTGATCGATGCCATGGACGAGTTGAACCGCAATGCCGCCAATGCCCTGCTGAAGCTGCTGGAGGAGCCGCCGGCGCGCAGCGTGCTGATCCTGGTCGCCCATGCGCCGGGCCGGCTGCTGCCCACCATCCGCTCGCGCTGCCGGCGCCTCAGCCTGCGGCCGCTGCCGCCGCCCGCGGTAGAGACCATCCTGAACCGCCTGTGGGACGGCATCAGCCCGGAGGACAGCGCCGGCCTGACCAGGCTGGCCGACGGCAGCCCGGGCCGGGCCCTGGCCCTGGCCGCGGCGGGCGGCCTTGGCCACTACCGGGCCGTGGCCGACCTGATCGCGCCGCTGGGCCAGCGCAAGGCGATCGACATCAAGGCGGTCCATGCCATGGCCGACAAGTTCGCCGGGCGCGAAGGCGGCGACCTGTTCCGCCTGACCTTCGAACTGATCGGCCTGTGGCTGACACGGATGGTGCGCCTGGCCGCCACCGGCGAGATCGACGAAGCGATGCGCGGCGAGGGGGGCACCATGCAGGCGGTCGCGGGGCAGCGCGGCTTGAACGCTGGGGCGAGGTATGGGAGAAGATCAACGCCTTGGCCGGACGGGCCGAGGCGGTCAATCTCGACCGCAAGGAAGTCCTCGTCGCCGCCATGGGCCTCATCGAGCGGACGGCGCGGCAGGGTGCCGCCTGACGGGGTGGCTCTTGGAGTGCTGAATGTCGGGCGCGCAGAAGTTCTATATCACGACCGCGATTTCCTACCCCAATGGCGTGCCGCACATCGGCCACGCCTATGA
- the metG gene encoding methionine--tRNA ligase, with product MSGAQKFYITTAISYPNGVPHIGHAYEAIATDTLARFQRLDGREVYFLTGTDEHGQKMLQTARREGLTAQALADRNSARFREMVGVLGCSNDDFIRTSEPRHHASTKELWRRMVESGDIYKDSYAGWYSVRDEAYYQEGETELRPDGVRYGPQNTPVEWVEEESYFFRLSAYQERLLAHYEANPDFIGPDERRNEVVSFVKRGLKDLSMSRTTFDWGIPVPAGAGHVMYVWVDALTNYITGVGFPDETSPLWGFWPADLHIIGKDITRFHTVYWPAFLMSAGIPTPKRVFAHGFLFNRGEKMSKSVGNVIDPFSLVETYGLDQVRYFFLREVPFGQDGNYSHEAIVARVNADLANDLGNLAQRSLSMIAKNLEAKVPVLGALAPQDEAILAQADGLYEVARAAMNRQEIHVALGAIWTCVGDANRYFAGEAPWALKKTDPARMETVLYVTAEVIRQIAILAQPVMPASCNRLLDQLAVAADARSFAALGPAGRLVPGTPLPAPQGVFPRYVEETAA from the coding sequence ATGTCGGGCGCGCAGAAGTTCTATATCACGACCGCGATTTCCTACCCCAATGGCGTGCCGCACATCGGCCACGCCTATGAGGCGATCGCCACAGATACGCTTGCCCGGTTTCAGCGCCTGGACGGCCGCGAGGTCTATTTCCTGACCGGCACCGACGAACACGGCCAGAAGATGCTGCAGACGGCGCGCCGCGAGGGCCTGACCGCCCAGGCCCTGGCCGACCGCAATTCCGCGCGCTTCCGCGAGATGGTCGGCGTGCTGGGCTGTTCCAACGACGATTTCATCCGCACCAGCGAGCCGCGCCACCATGCCTCGACCAAGGAACTGTGGCGTCGCATGGTCGAGTCCGGCGACATCTACAAGGACAGCTACGCCGGCTGGTATTCGGTGCGCGACGAAGCCTATTACCAGGAGGGCGAGACCGAGCTGCGCCCCGACGGCGTGCGCTACGGGCCCCAGAACACGCCGGTCGAATGGGTCGAGGAGGAGAGCTATTTCTTCCGCCTCTCGGCCTATCAGGAGCGGTTGCTGGCCCATTACGAGGCCAATCCCGACTTCATCGGCCCCGACGAGCGGCGCAACGAGGTGGTGAGCTTCGTCAAGCGCGGCCTCAAGGACCTGTCGATGTCCCGGACCACCTTCGACTGGGGCATCCCGGTGCCGGCGGGGGCAGGGCACGTCATGTATGTCTGGGTCGACGCCCTGACCAACTACATCACCGGCGTGGGCTTCCCCGACGAGACCTCGCCCCTGTGGGGCTTCTGGCCGGCCGACCTGCACATCATCGGCAAGGACATCACGCGGTTCCACACCGTCTACTGGCCGGCGTTCCTGATGTCGGCCGGGATCCCGACCCCCAAGCGCGTCTTCGCCCATGGTTTCCTGTTCAACAGGGGCGAGAAGATGTCGAAATCGGTCGGCAATGTGATCGATCCGTTCTCGCTGGTCGAAACTTACGGCCTTGACCAGGTGCGTTACTTCTTCCTGCGCGAGGTGCCCTTCGGCCAGGACGGCAACTACAGCCACGAGGCGATCGTCGCCCGCGTCAATGCCGACCTGGCCAACGACTTGGGGAATCTGGCCCAGCGCTCGCTCTCCATGATCGCCAAGAACCTGGAGGCCAAGGTGCCGGTGCTGGGCGCGCTGGCACCCCAGGACGAGGCGATCCTGGCCCAGGCCGACGGCCTCTACGAGGTTGCCCGCGCGGCCATGAACCGGCAGGAGATCCATGTCGCGCTGGGCGCGATCTGGACCTGCGTCGGCGACGCCAACCGCTATTTCGCGGGCGAGGCGCCCTGGGCCCTCAAGAAAACCGATCCGGCCCGGATGGAAACCGTGCTCTACGTGACGGCCGAGGTCATCCGCCAGATCGCCATCCTGGCCCAGCCGGTCATGCCGGCAAGCTGCAACCGCCTGCTGGACCAGTTGGCCGTCGCGGCCGATGCGCGAAGCTTCGCCGCCCTGGGGCCTGCCGGCCGCCTGGTGCCCGGCACGCCGCTGCCGGCACCTCAGGGCGTGTTCCCGCGTTATGTGGAAGAGACCGCAGCGTAA
- a CDS encoding TatD family hydrolase: MLIDSHCHLDFPNFADDIDAVMERARAAGVGAMLTIGTTLAKAPQVIGVAERFPNVWCSVGIHPHEAAAEADVQAQTLIEMSRHPKVIAIGETGLDYFYEHAPRAAQEVNFRAHIQAARVTGLPIIIHTRDADEDTEKILVEEMGKGAFPGLIHCFTSGPKLARTVLDLGLSISFSGIITFKTAAQLREIAATVPDDRILVETDSPYLAPIPHRGRRNEPAFVADTARVVAEVRGVGPAVLAQQTTENFRRLFTKADFSALAA, encoded by the coding sequence ATGCTGATCGACAGCCATTGCCACCTGGATTTCCCCAACTTCGCCGATGACATCGACGCGGTGATGGAACGGGCGCGCGCGGCCGGGGTGGGGGCGATGCTGACCATCGGCACGACGCTGGCCAAGGCGCCGCAGGTGATCGGGGTGGCCGAACGCTTCCCCAATGTCTGGTGTTCGGTCGGCATCCACCCGCACGAGGCGGCGGCCGAGGCCGACGTCCAGGCCCAGACCCTGATCGAGATGAGCCGCCATCCCAAGGTGATCGCCATCGGCGAGACCGGCCTCGACTATTTCTATGAGCACGCGCCGCGGGCGGCCCAGGAAGTGAACTTCCGCGCCCATATCCAGGCGGCGCGCGTGACCGGCCTGCCTATCATCATCCACACCCGCGACGCCGACGAGGATACCGAGAAGATCCTGGTCGAGGAGATGGGAAAGGGCGCTTTCCCCGGGCTGATCCATTGCTTCACCTCCGGCCCCAAGCTGGCGCGGACCGTGCTCGACCTAGGACTCAGCATTTCCTTCTCGGGCATCATCACCTTCAAGACCGCCGCGCAACTGCGCGAGATCGCGGCGACGGTGCCGGACGACCGCATCCTGGTCGAGACCGACTCGCCCTATCTCGCCCCCATTCCCCACCGCGGCCGGCGCAACGAGCCGGCCTTCGTGGCCGACACGGCGCGGGTGGTGGCGGAGGTGCGCGGTGTCGGCCCGGCCGTGCTGGCGCAGCAGACCACCGAGAATTTTCGCCGCCTGTTCACCAAGGCGGATTTCTCCGCCCTGGCGGCCTGA
- a CDS encoding MBL fold metallo-hydrolase, which translates to MKVTILGCGTSGGVPSIVGNWGVCDPTNPKNRRRRVSILVEQAGASILVDASPDMREQCIAAGIKRLDGVLITHDHADHCHGIDDLRGIAGAMRQRVPLFADPRSLRTLTTRFAYIFAGRGGYPAVCDGHEITGPFKVAGIDVIPFAQVHGEIESLGFRFGDFAYSTDVNALSEEAFAVLAGVKVWIVDALRYDPHPTHTHLAQTLRWIERVKPVRAVLTHMTWDMDYARLSAELPRG; encoded by the coding sequence ATGAAAGTCACCATCCTGGGCTGCGGCACATCGGGCGGGGTGCCCTCGATCGTCGGCAATTGGGGTGTGTGCGATCCCACCAACCCCAAGAACCGTCGCCGTCGCGTCTCGATCCTGGTGGAACAGGCTGGTGCCAGCATCCTGGTCGATGCTTCGCCCGACATGCGCGAACAGTGCATCGCCGCCGGGATCAAGCGCCTGGACGGTGTGCTGATCACCCATGACCATGCCGATCACTGCCACGGCATCGACGATCTGCGCGGCATCGCCGGCGCCATGCGCCAGCGGGTGCCGCTCTTTGCCGATCCGCGCAGCCTGCGCACCCTGACCACCCGTTTCGCCTATATCTTCGCCGGGCGCGGCGGCTATCCCGCGGTCTGCGACGGCCACGAGATTACCGGGCCGTTCAAGGTCGCCGGGATCGATGTCATTCCCTTCGCCCAGGTCCACGGCGAAATCGAGTCCTTAGGATTCCGCTTCGGCGATTTCGCCTATTCGACCGACGTCAATGCCCTCTCGGAAGAGGCCTTCGCGGTCCTGGCCGGGGTGAAGGTGTGGATCGTCGACGCCCTGCGCTACGATCCCCATCCCACCCACACCCATCTGGCGCAGACCTTGCGCTGGATCGAGCGGGTGAAACCGGTCCGCGCCGTGCTCACCCACATGACCTGGGACATGGATTATGCCCGTCTTTCAGCCGAACTGCCCCGGGGGTAG